Part of the Mauremys reevesii isolate NIE-2019 linkage group 4, ASM1616193v1, whole genome shotgun sequence genome is shown below.
caggaggtcatctactcaaagcaggaccaatccccaactaaatcatcccagccagggcattgtcaagcctgatcttaaaaacctccaaggaaggagattccaccacctccctaggtaacccattccagtgcttcaccaccctcctggtgaaatagtttttcctaatatccaacctaaacctcccccactgcaacttgataccattactccttgttctgtcatctgctaccactgagaacagtctagattcatcctctttggaaccccctttcaggtagttgaaagcagctatcaaatcccccctcattcttctcttctacagactaaacaatcccagttccctcagcctctcctcataactcatgtgctccagccccctaatcatttttgttgccctccgctggactctttccagtttttccacatccttcttgtagtgtggggcccaaaactggactcagtactccagatgatgcctcaccactgctgaatagaggggaacgatcacatccctcgatctgctggcaatgctcctacttatatagcccgaaatgctgttagtcttcttggcaacaagggcacactgttgactcaaatccagcttctcatccactgtaacccctaggtccttttctgcagaactgctgcctagccactcagtccctagtctgtagcagtacatgggattcttccatcctaagtgcaggactcctaCTATAATCTATTTGAATaactgaaattaaacaaaatgatATTTAAGAAGTGCGTGTTTCCTGCTGAACTAATGTAAATCATCAGCTGAGCACCTGGAAGCCCTGAGAACACCAGCTCGAGAGAGGGATCGGCTTCTGGCTCCCTGCCGCAGAGCTGGAAACTCTGGAAGCCCCAGCTCCCTACCTGTAAGGCTCCTGGCTCAGTCACTGTTCCCAGGGCCTCTAGGTTCCTGATTCCCTGTCAGCATACTAGAGCTGACAGGGAGCCAAGAGTCTAGAAGCCCTGGGAGCCATGGCTGAGCTAAAagaatggttttcaacctttttggtctcaggacccatttgtaaacctTGGTGGCCTGTTGCAACCCAGTAAATATCTTTAGCTCAAGAAAAGTTTGGCTTAGAATATATTTCTTACCCAAGATATACACATTAACATGATACATACTAAATGCAGCAAATATTAATATGCAGTACTTAAGTAGTTGTTGTATAAATCCAAGATTCTGAGCATTGCAACCTGTCAGAATGTATCAAGAGAGCTCCTGGCTGAGGTGGCTCATCCATTTGCCTGTCCAGGATTTGAAGCTGCAATGTGTTAGCCTCTACCTGTATCTGGTTTGCTTCATTCTCAGCTTCCAGTTGCTGCATCATCTTGCCCAAGGCAGAAATTTGTAGAAGTCAACTTGTTGATTATTTGAATCTATAATGCAGCCATGTGGGAACCGAAAAGAGATTGTTCTGAATCTTTCACATGAATTGTCTCTAATAGTCCATACCTTTTGGAGTGGACCTCTACCATGAGAAACTCAGCCCAAGCACAGCTACTGCCAAATGCAGCAGTCCACTAAATTGCAGCAGATATTTCACCTAAGAGGAAATCCTGGGCCATTGAAACTAATGGTaattttgccatagacttcaagGGGCCAAGATTAAATATGTGAGGATTGATGGTCGAGCCTTCTCACAGAGGAGTCTTCTAAACCAGGCACGGcctggctcggctcctgccccgggctcCACGGCGGGGGCTCCTGCTGCCCCGGGGTCCGGGCGGCGcgcggcgggggctcctgccAGTCCGGGCGGCACGCAGCGGGGCCTCCTGCTGGTCCGGGGTCCGGGCAGTGCGTGGCGGGGGCTCCTGCCGGTCCGGGCGGTGCAGCGGCGCGGGTCGGGGGCTCCTGCCGGTCCGGGCTCCGGGCAGCGCGCGGCAGGGCCTCCTGCCAGTCCGGGGTCCGGGCAGCGCGCGGCGCGGCGGGGCGCAGCGGGGGCTCCTGCCGGTCCGGGGTCCGGGCGGCGCGGTGCGGCGGGGGCTCCTGCCAGTCCGGGGTccgggcggggcggcgggggctCCTGCCGGCCCGGGTCCAGGCGGGCGGCAGGGCGGGCAGGGCCTCCTGCCGGTCCGGGTCCGGCGGCGCGTGGCAGGGCCTCCTGCCGGTCCGGGCGGTGCGGCGGGGCGCGGCGGGGGCTCCTGCTGGTCCGGGGTCCGGGCGGCACGCAGCGCGGCGGGGcgcggcgggggctcctgccGATCTGGGGTCCGGGTGGGGCGCAGcgggggctcggctcctgccccggcgtccgggccccagccccagcccagctgggcccccatctccaggcagcaaggtaaggggagcagggagggcgtgttggatagagcctggatggggtaggggtcctggggggccatcgagaatgagaggaggggttgggtggggcggcaaggggcagtcaggggacagggaagggggggatgggtcaggggtcccggggggtgtgtgtcaaggaatatgaggggttggatggggcacgaccccccccggggggggaggagggaaccggttgttaatattttggcagctcatcactgcctgaaGGTCATTTCCCTGGGTACACACGTCCAAACTCTGAGTTTTCAAGGCACAGTGTAAGGCTCAGCTCTTTCTCTGAGTGCCATGTGGAGGTTTGGTTGTGTCAAGCGCGGCAGGTTGGAATGCATATTCATTAACACTTTGCAGAACATCACTCCTTTGCCGAGCAGAGATAATGTCTACAAAGGCTCAGTCCAATGAAAATAAATCATTTCTGTGAATTGGATGGGCTTTCATTGATATGGTCAGCTCAGATGCTCTACTGAGCATTATGTAGAATGTGTTTACATTAGTCTTTTCTCTGATGTTTTTAACTCCATCTTTCCTTGAATTATAGAGAGGGGAATTCTACAGCCTCTTTTGAGAGCACTTTTCGCttgcagatagatagatagatgagaagGGTGTgcagggatagatagatagatttttttAGGATCTGAGATCTGTGAACAGGCAGGAGAGCTCTTTTagcattaaaaatgtgtttatggtCATCAATCCTgcacttcctttaaaagtggggGTAGGAAATAGCAGAAATTTGCTATAATGTAACTAGCTGAGCTCTGGTTCAGATTCTTTCTTTAGAATGAATTTGGTCTGCAGAAGCATTTGGATTCACCGGTCTTTTTATGAAACACTGAATAAACACACAGAAATTGCCAGATTCGATCAGACCTGAGCTCCATCTAGTGTCTTGTCTCTCATAGTGGCTAGTAGCAGATGGTGCAAAAGAAGGTTTAATAACCTTCAATAGGCAGGTGTGGAATAATCAGCCCTTCCCCCATCTCACCCTGATTTCTAATAGCTAGAGATTTGTTGAAGTCCCTCCAGTTTCTTCTGAACAGCACTCCTAGGATCTACAGACATTTCCCAACTTCTCAGCTCATCCAGAAGAAGAGCTCAGACCACCAAGGTACTGAGCACGTTAGCCCCAATCCAAAGAAAcatataagcacatgcttaactttaagcaacttGAAGAACATAagcagccccattgaaatcaacatgcTTAAAAttctgggtgctccacttcaggaaagatggagCTAGATTGGAgacagcccagaggagagcaataaaaatgatgaacGGTTTAGAAGCGccgggggatggactagatgacctcttcaggtcctacatttctatgattctatgaaaagttaTGCACCTGCTTAAATGTTCTGCTGGACTGAGGGAAGAATGCTCAGCTCCacgcaggatcaagccctgaatGACCTATTGTTCTTTGCTTGGATGCATTTGATGAAATAAGTCAAGTCCTTCTTCCTTTCTATCTTCTGTAGAACTGCATGTTAAGCAAGCTGCCTTTGAAGTTGAataatcattttatttgtttcacagtagcagccgtgttagtctctatccgcaaaaagaacaggagtactagtgGCATAAGGTTTtgtggactacagcccacttaTTTGTAATATTTGTCTGAATACTGACTGACTGACATGCTATTTGGCCAACACCAAAGAGTGGGTAAAGAAATAAATGACATGTGTGTGTACGTACGGCATGTGTAtgaatatgtacacacacacacacacatacacacacacacacacacacacacacactttttcttgATCTTTGGCCACAAAAAAACATACCACACATAAATACCTGAGGATCAAGCCCAAATGAcctatttttgtttgcttggatGCATTTGATGAAAGAAGTCAGATCTTTCTTCCTTGGTACCTTGTGTAGAACTGCACATTAAGCAAGCTGCCTTTGAAGTTgcctaatcattttatttgtaatatttgtCTGAATGCCGACTGACTGACATGCTAAGTGGCCAAAATCAAAGAGTGGGTAAAGAAATAAATGACACATCTCTGTATGTATGTCATGTGTATGAAtatgtacacacagacacacacacacatacgtacTTTTTCTTGATCTTTGGCCACAAAAAACATACTACACATACATACCTCATGATCGCACTGGACGTTCACTACCTTTCATCTTGCCAGGGTGTTAGGAATGAGAACCAAGCCATCCCCATAATttccgtgggaccagcggaccctctgcggCGGCCGGCAGAGctccccctgtggcttgccgccccaagcacgcgcttggcggttggggcctggagccacccctggttccaTTGCACAACTCAAAGGGTCTTTACGCATATGACCACAGTTCTTTATATTAGCATACACCATTTGCATAAGAACTAAGGCCTTCCTTTATGGTTGTTCCCGCAGCTAGCGCCCCAGGCTGAATGAATGGCTGGAGGAAATTGTACGGCAGTGACCGAGTTCATTCTCACAGGTGTGACAGATCTTCCAGAGCTGCAGGTCCCCCTCTTTGTGGTGTTCCTAGTGATCTATGTTATCACCTTGGTGTGGAATCTGGGGATGATGGTTTTAATCAGGATCGACCCCtgtcttcacacccccatgtacttctttctCAAGAATTTGTCTCTCGTGGATGCCTGTTACTCCACAGTCATCACTCCCAAGATGCTGATGAGCTTCTTAGCAGAGAGGAAAGCTATTTCCTATATAGCGTGCATCATCCAATATTTTAGCTTCATATTGTTTGTCATCTCTCAGTGCCTTCTGCTGGCAGTAATGGCATATGACCGTTATGTAGCCATCTGTAACCCACTGCTGTATATGGTCATCATGTCGCCAAAGCACTGCCTGCAGCTGGTGGCTGGTTCATATCTATGGGCCTTCCTGAACTCCGTGATACACACGAGCGGTTTGTTAAGATTATCCTATTGCGACTCCAATATCCTGAATCATTTTTTCTGTGATATCAACCCACTTCTAAAGCTCTCCTCTTCTGGCACCTCTATCAATCAGCtgcttgttttcctctttggCAGTCTGATTGAGGTGATCAGCATTGTGACCATTCTCATCTCATACATCTTAATTATTGTGACTGTGCTGCGGATCCGCTCCACCGATGGCAGGCACAAAGCCTTCTacacctgcacctcccacctgATGGCCGTATCCATGTTCCATGGGACAATTCTTTTCATGTATTTCCGACCCAGCACCAGCTACTCATTGGACACAGACAAAATGGCCTCCATGTTCTACACTGTGGTGATCCCCACGctgaaccccctcatctacagcttGAGGAACAAGGATGTGAGGGATGCCCTGAGGAGAGCAATAGAAACAAAATTGAGggcccatttttccccaaatggTGTCAGAATAGGACAACCAAATCCTTCAATGGCTTCTCTGCACACATAGGACTTGTCTCCACTATGGGGTGGAGCAATGCTGCGGTGATAAATCCACTAGGGgacaatttagcaggtctagtgaagacccattGGATCAACAGACTATCACTCTGGCATtgactccaccagaacgagataAGTAAGGGGAGTCTACGGGAGAGTTTCTTCTGTCGACCCAGTGCAATGTGAACCCCGTGGTAAGTATGTCAAAGCGATATCAACTTGAGTTATGCAACTAACGTAACTCAAACTGTGTAGCTTAGATCGACCTGTCCCCGTAGCGTAGACCTGCCCATTGGCTCTGATTCAGAAAGtccttaagcacatgtttaagtatctctccctttgacttcagtggggcttaagcacatgtttaaagttaaacatgtattTAAGTGCTGCTTTGAAGAGAGATGTGTTCCTGAATAGAGGCCTTATGTGCATAAAAAGGCCATGTCAGTTATTAAATGATGGCTTGCTCCCCTGTGCCTataataaaatactttaaaattgtttttttcagTGTAAGATATAAGAGGttgatttaaatattgtttaGAATTACTGAATAAAAGGGAAAAGTTCACACTGCAACAATGGATTCATGAGCAATAACCAGGTCTGGTTTTAATGTCCAAAAACATTGACAGATATTTGTTCAATTAAATTTTGTGATTTTGCTTCAATCAGATCCACAGCCCAACTCATCTGTTTTTTGAgagacatttgtgtgtgtgatacTATATTCAAAGCTGTGTTTGTTGAAAGGGAGAATGTCATGAATGCTCAGTCAGATGTAATATTTCTTCAGTACTCACACCAAAAGTCCCCCACACAACTCTTTATGAGTTTAGGAGTCACACAATTAAAGAGCAGGTAGTTTAGGTGACCAAACATATACAGACACGTTTTCAAAGATAGTCGTTGGTTGTGAATGCCACTGTTATTGGGATCTCAATGTAAAAGACCTTGGGCCTTATTTTCTCAAGTGCTGAGTACTTacagctcccgttgacttcagctggagtggtGGAGTTTCTGGAAATCAGGATCGAGGGGACTGAAGTTGGGCACGCATAAACAGAGGCTACCAAAATCACTGGCCATTGCTGAATCTTTTGGCTATGGCAAATTACAAGAGTGAATTTTCGAAGCACCAGTCACCTCACAGTACATCTACcatgcaatgtaagcccagggttcgaACTCATGCTCAAGTTAATACTTAGCCATTTATACAGGGGTGCATGAAACCATACCTGCCGGGATAATAAGAGtgagcagcatggaagaaggaAATTTCATGGCATGAATTAAATCTGAATGACACCATTGGTCTTGAATGTAGGTAGTGAATATCTTACAGGAAACCAGCCGCTGTGATGTCTGGGAAGAGTTGGGATGGAGCTTTAGATTTACACTTACTTTTTAacagggctgagattttcaaggcTGTCTAGGAGATTTAGACATCCAAGTCTCCATATAATTGACTGGAATTAGGCATCCAGTTCCCCATAGGGAGTTTCCAGATTCATGTACATTATCACAAATTTTCTCCAATGAAATATACCTGGTATGTGTTTGG
Proteins encoded:
- the LOC120403985 gene encoding olfactory receptor-like protein COR4: MAGGNCTAVTEFILTGVTDLPELQVPLFVVFLVIYVITLVWNLGMMVLIRIDPCLHTPMYFFLKNLSLVDACYSTVITPKMLMSFLAERKAISYIACIIQYFSFILFVISQCLLLAVMAYDRYVAICNPLLYMVIMSPKHCLQLVAGSYLWAFLNSVIHTSGLLRLSYCDSNILNHFFCDINPLLKLSSSGTSINQLLVFLFGSLIEVISIVTILISYILIIVTVLRIRSTDGRHKAFYTCTSHLMAVSMFHGTILFMYFRPSTSYSLDTDKMASMFYTVVIPTLNPLIYSLRNKDVRDALRRAIETKLRAHFSPNGVRIGQPNPSMASLHT